One Vespa crabro chromosome 1, iyVesCrab1.2, whole genome shotgun sequence genomic region harbors:
- the LOC124432765 gene encoding derlin-1, which translates to MSDVRDWFNSLPIFTRYWLLFTVSLSLIGRFGFIHSSTLVLSYDRFINNFEIWRPITSVLYYPTNPPAGFHFLINLYFLYNYSLRLERGEYDGRPADYCYMLLFNWLCCVILGFINGFPLLMDPMVLSVLYVWCQLNKDAIVNFWFGTRFKAMYLPWVLFGFNMIVSGSGMMELYGILIGHIYVFLKFKYPQELGGREWLVTPKILETYFPPQRGGIRWFGNAPTERPGRQQQARNVFGGHYWGRGHVLGE; encoded by the exons ATGTCAGACGTGAGAGACTGGTTTAACTCATTACCAATATTTACGAGATATTGGTTATTGTTTACGGTTAGTTTGTCATTAATCGGTAGATTTGGTTTTATACATTCATCTACACTCGTATTATCCTATGATcgatttataaacaattttgaaatttgGAGGCCAATTACCAGTGTCCTTTATTATCCTACGAATCCACCAGCaggatttcattttttaattaatttgtatttcCTCTATAATTACTCATTGAGATTGGAACGTGGTGAATATGATGGAAGACCAGCAGATTATTGTTATATGCTATTGTTCAATTGGTTATGCTGCGTTATATTAGGATTCATTAATGGCTTCCCATTGCTCATGGATCCTATGGTATTAAGCGTATTGTATGTATGGTGTCAACTAAACAAAGATGCTATTGTTAATTTTTGGTTTG gTACAAGATTTAAAGCTATGTATTTGCCGTGGGTATTATTTGGATTTAATATGATCGTTTCTGGAAGTGGCATGATGGAGCTCTATGGTATATTAATTGgtcatatctatgtatttcttaaatttaaatatcctCAAGAACTTGGAGGCAGAGAATGGCTTGTTACTCCTAAAATTTTGGAAACATATTTTCCTCCTCAAAGAGGTGGAATTCGATGGTTTGGCAATGCACCCACGGAAAGACCTGGTAGGCAACAACAAGCTAGAAATGTATTCGGTGGTCACTATTGGGGAAGAGGACATGTATTGGGAGAGTAg
- the LOC124430086 gene encoding probable tRNA N6-adenosine threonylcarbamoyltransferase isoform X2, whose product MKEIDVICYTKGPGMGGPLTVAALVARTMAQIYNKPMVAVNHCVAHIEMGRLITGSTNPTVLYVSGGNTQIIAYSRQKYRIFGETIDIAVGNCLDRFARLLMLSNNPSPGYNIEQLAKKGKKLAPLPYVVKGMDISFSGILSHIEEHLSNWIKNEEYTPEDLCFSLQETVFAMLIEITERAMAHVGANEVLIVGGVGCNERLQEMMSIMCKERNATLYATDERFCIDNGVMIAVAGLLQYKNDGPTPWIETTCIQRYRTDDVHVTWRT is encoded by the exons ATGAAAGAGATCGACGTCATATGTTATACGAAAGGACCAGGAATGGGTGGTCCTTTGACAGTTGCTGCGCTAGTGGCTCGTACTATGGCTCAGATTTACAACAAACCGATGGTAGCGGTCAATCATTGTGTGGCTCATATCGAAATGGGTCGTTTAATTACTGGTAGTACAAATCCTACTGTGTTATATGTGTCAGGTGGAAATACACAAATTATTGCATATTCTCGTCAAAAATATCGCATATTTGGAGAAACAATAGACATTGCCGTTGGCAATTGTCTAGATCGTTTTGCAAGATTGTTGATGCTTTCCAATAATCCTAGTCCTGGATACAACATTGAACAGCTTGCAAAAAA gggaaagaagtTGGCTCCATTGCCATACGTAGTAAAAGGAATGGATATATCTTTCTCTGGTATTTTAAGTCATATCGAGGAACATCTTTCTAATTGGAtcaagaatgaagaatatacaCCAGAAGATTTGTGTTTCTCTTTGCAAGAAACAGTTTTTGCCATGCTGATCGAAATCACTG aaagagCGATGGCTCATGTGGGAGCAAACGAGGTATTAATCGTGGGTGGTGTTGGATGTAATGAAAGATTACAGGAAATGATGTCAATCATGTGTAAGGAAAGAAATGCAACATTGTATGCAACTGATGAAAGATTTTGTATTGACAATGGTGTTATGATCGCTGTCGCGGGATTGTTACAATATAAGAATGATGGTCCTACTCCTTGGATCGAGACGACCTGTATACAAAGGTATAGAACCGACGATGTACACGTTACGTGGAGAACCTAA
- the LOC124432764 gene encoding translocon-associated protein subunit alpha isoform X2 produces the protein MKRFSLFLLLAIPLIILSANRGSGVAYAQEDENIDDIVDVEGEDNTVITDDELEEETTNASADADTTILFTKPIHNALSTLELPAGNLVEFLVGFTNKGENDFVLESLDASFRYAMDFNFYIQNFSTFSFNRVVKPKHEATLAYSFVPSETFAGRPFGLNVNLNYRDANGIGYSEAVYNETVQVIELDDGLDGETVFLYVFLAACVILTLVGGQQLLSSFGRKSRSSTTRKAPIEMGTSNPNNVDYDWLPKETLNTLNKSPRTPKQKTKQRKGKRTSPTMSGTENHSNNLNNL, from the exons ATGAAGAGATTcagtctttttctcttattagcCATTCCTCTTATCATTTTAAGTGCAAACAGAG GATCTGGTGTAGCTTATGCTCaagaagatgaaaatattgatgataTAGTAGATGTAGAAGGTGAAGACAATACAGTTATCACAGATGATGAATTGGAAGAAGAAACAACTAATGCTTCGGCCGATGCAGATACGACCATTTTGTTTACTAAACCTATTCATAATGCGTTATCTACCCTcg AGTTACCAGCTGGAAATTTGGTAGAATTTCTTGTTGGTTTCACTAACAAAGGTGAAAATGATTTTGTTTTGGAATCATTGGATGCCTCGTTTCGTTATGCCATGGATTTTAACTTCTATATTCAAAACTTCTCTACATTCTCATTTAATAGAGTAGTAAAACCAAAACATGAAGCAACATTGGCATATTCTTTTGTACCTTCTGAAACATTTGCAGGAAGACCATTTGGACTCAATGTTAATCTTAATTACAGAGATGCg aaTGGAATCGGCTATAGTGAAGCAGTTTATAATGAAACAGTACAAGTCATAGAATTAGATGATGGATTGGATGGAGAGACTGTGTTTCTTTATGTGTTCCTTGCCGCATGCGTAATATTGACTTTAGTTGGTGGACAACAACTCCTATCATCTTTTGGTCGCAAATCTCGTTCTTCCACAACACGTAAAGCACCTATAGAAATGGGAACATCTAATCCTAATAACGTAGATTATGATTGGTTACCAAAGGAAACTCTTAATACACTCA ATAAATCCCCCAGAACACCAAAACAAAAAACCaagcaaagaaaaggaaagcgGACATCTCCAACAATGTCTGGAACAGAAAATCACtcaaataatttgaataatttatga
- the LOC124432764 gene encoding translocon-associated protein subunit alpha isoform X1, whose amino-acid sequence MKRFSLFLLLAIPLIILSANRGSGVAYAQEDENIDDIVDVEGEDNTVITDDELEEETTNASADADTTILFTKPIHNALSTLELPAGNLVEFLVGFTNKGENDFVLESLDASFRYAMDFNFYIQNFSTFSFNRVVKPKHEATLAYSFVPSETFAGRPFGLNVNLNYRDANGIGYSEAVYNETVQVIELDDGLDGETVFLYVFLAACVILTLVGGQQLLSSFGRKSRSSTTRKAPIEMGTSNPNNVDYDWLPKETLNTLSKYRSTGSRNKSPETLNPPRAFNDVKERNVMYKKNKHRH is encoded by the exons ATGAAGAGATTcagtctttttctcttattagcCATTCCTCTTATCATTTTAAGTGCAAACAGAG GATCTGGTGTAGCTTATGCTCaagaagatgaaaatattgatgataTAGTAGATGTAGAAGGTGAAGACAATACAGTTATCACAGATGATGAATTGGAAGAAGAAACAACTAATGCTTCGGCCGATGCAGATACGACCATTTTGTTTACTAAACCTATTCATAATGCGTTATCTACCCTcg AGTTACCAGCTGGAAATTTGGTAGAATTTCTTGTTGGTTTCACTAACAAAGGTGAAAATGATTTTGTTTTGGAATCATTGGATGCCTCGTTTCGTTATGCCATGGATTTTAACTTCTATATTCAAAACTTCTCTACATTCTCATTTAATAGAGTAGTAAAACCAAAACATGAAGCAACATTGGCATATTCTTTTGTACCTTCTGAAACATTTGCAGGAAGACCATTTGGACTCAATGTTAATCTTAATTACAGAGATGCg aaTGGAATCGGCTATAGTGAAGCAGTTTATAATGAAACAGTACAAGTCATAGAATTAGATGATGGATTGGATGGAGAGACTGTGTTTCTTTATGTGTTCCTTGCCGCATGCGTAATATTGACTTTAGTTGGTGGACAACAACTCCTATCATCTTTTGGTCGCAAATCTCGTTCTTCCACAACACGTAAAGCACCTATAGAAATGGGAACATCTAATCCTAATAACGTAGATTATGATTGGTTACCAAAGGAAACTCTTAATACACTCAGTAAGTACAGGAGTACAGGATCACGCAATAAATCACCTGAAACTTTGAATCCGCCACGTGCTTTCAATGAtgtcaaagaaagaaatgtgatgtacaaaaagaataaacatagACATTAA
- the LOC124430049 gene encoding serine/arginine repetitive matrix protein 1 isoform X1, with the protein MSRDYDRRRGGSGSSSSKLRMDTSVSQTRPHGESSSKRRELDTVMRKARESQSSYWNKKLLEVEERDPNRWRHSGYKELYVGGTSSGEPSRSHPRSPRSPRPRSPHSPRPRSPRARSPRSPRERSHTRGRAARSPSTGSTCSDRSCSVCSPKERRRIAPPSRSRSRSITPVRARAHPKEVVPSSSRALPPRTRPRSPPLPRPRTPPPAPQPPPRHQKDYKALKEKEAKVRRKEKHHSRLPEDPRVPDPLPLMRKPVKVEKTHSSHGAPPMMRQPPDSSPSEDSDSSSTASHVGPPRMTLSERFGKMAQWSVDRRDMENMRITKDGENAMKVVIEGEERIARLGYESPPPGHYPESLLAQGPRGLECWDDVRVRYDYYKARGYLRDLTLDDYIKWEEWWYKYQEWLEAERFYEQWASSNRSSGGGRKRRGRRNNAAH; encoded by the exons ATGTCACGAGACTATGATAGAAGGAGAGGAGGCAGTGGTAGCAGCTCGAGCAAACTTAGGATGGACACTAGCGTCTCCCAGACTAGACCACATGGTGAAAGTTCGAGCAAACGGAGGGAATTAGATACCGTCATGCGAAAAGCTCGTGAGTCTCAGTCGAGCTATTGGAATAAAAAGCTTTTGGAAGTAGAAGAACGTGATCCGAATAGATGGCGACACAGTGGATATAAAGAACTTTATGTCGGAGGTACATCAAGTGGAGAACCAAGTAGAAGTCATCCTCGTAGTCCAAGAAGTCCTAGACCAAGAAGTCCTCACAGCCCACGACCACGTAGTCCTCGTGCTAGAAGCCCTAGATCACCACGAGAACGTTCTCATACAAGAGGAAGAGCTGCGAGAAGTCCTAGTACAGGGAGTACCTGCTCGGATAGATCATGTTCCGTCTGTTCACCGAAAGAACGTCGTCGTATAGCACCACCATCTCGTTCGCGTTCAAGATCAATAACACCGGTACGTGCGCGTGCACATCCTAAAGAGGTTGTACCTTCGAGTTCACGTGCTCTGCCACCTCGAACTAGACCAAGATCACCACCTTTACCACGTCCGCGTACACCACCCCCAGCACCTCAACCTCCACCGAGACATCAGAAGGATTATAAGgctctaaaagaaaaagaagccaaGGTTAGACGCAAGGAGAAACATCATAGCAGATTGCCCGAGGATCCGCGTGTTCCTGATCCTCTACCATTG ATGCGCAAACCtgtaaaagtagaaaaaacaCATTCGAGCCATGGAGCACCGCCGATGATGCGTCAACCACCGGACTCTTCACCTAGTGAAGATAGCGACAGTTCTTCTACAGCATCCCATGTAGGACCACCGAGAATGACATTATCCGAACG ATTTGGTAAAATGGCTCAATGGAGCGTGGATCGTAGAGATATGGAAAATATGCGTATCACTAAAGATGGAGAAAATGCTATGAAAGTTGTAATAGAGGGTGAAGAAAGAATCGCTCGATTGGGTTACGAATCTCCACCTCCTGGACATTATCCTGAATCATTATTAGCTCAAGGACCAAGAGGTTTAGAATGTTGGGACGACGTACGAGTTCGATACGATTATTACAAAGCAAGAGGATATTTACGAGACCTTACTTTAGATGACTACATCAAATGGGAAGAATGGTGGTACAAATACCAGGAATGGTTAGAGGCAGAACGATTTTACGAACAATGGGCCTCTTCTAATCGTTCTTCCGGAGGAGGCCGCAaaagacgaggacgacgaaaTAACGCCGCTcactaa
- the LOC124432766 gene encoding 60S ribosomal protein L12 translates to MPPKFDPNEIKKVYLRCVGGEVGATSSLAPKIGPLGLSPKKVGDDIAKATSDWKGLKITVQLTIQNRQATISVVPSAASLVIKALKEPPRDRKRQKNIKHSGNLSFDDIVSIARAMRQRSMSRKLSGTVKEILGTCQSVGCTVEGRPPHDLIDDINNGLLEVPEE, encoded by the exons atgcCTCCCAAATTCGATcctaatgaaattaaaaaag tatATTTGAGATGCGTTGGTGGTGAAGTTGGAGCAACTTCATCTCTTGCTCCAAAAATTGGTCCACTTGGTTTG TCACCCAAAAAAGTTGGTGACGATATCGCCAAAGCTACCAGTGATTGGAAGGGCTTAAAAATTACTGTACAACTCACAATTCAAAATAGGCAAGCTACTATTTCTGTAGTTCCATCTGCTGCTTCTTTAGTTATTAAAGCGCTCAAAGAACCAccaagagatagaaaaaggcaGAAGAATATTAAGCATAGTGGAAACTTATCATTCGATGATATAGTTTCTATTGCACGTGCCATGAGACAAAGATCAATGTCTAGAAAACTAAGCGGCActgtaaaagaaattcttgGCACGTGTCAGTCTGTTGGTTGTACTGTAGAAGGCAGACCTCCTCATGATCTTAtcgacgatataaataatggaTTATTAGAAGTTCCAGAAGAATGA
- the LOC124430049 gene encoding serine/arginine repetitive matrix protein 1 isoform X2, whose product MSRDYDRRRGGSGSSSSKLRMDTSVSQTRPHGESSSKRRELDTVMRKARTSSGEPSRSHPRSPRSPRPRSPHSPRPRSPRARSPRSPRERSHTRGRAARSPSTGSTCSDRSCSVCSPKERRRIAPPSRSRSRSITPVRARAHPKEVVPSSSRALPPRTRPRSPPLPRPRTPPPAPQPPPRHQKDYKALKEKEAKVRRKEKHHSRLPEDPRVPDPLPLMRKPVKVEKTHSSHGAPPMMRQPPDSSPSEDSDSSSTASHVGPPRMTLSERFGKMAQWSVDRRDMENMRITKDGENAMKVVIEGEERIARLGYESPPPGHYPESLLAQGPRGLECWDDVRVRYDYYKARGYLRDLTLDDYIKWEEWWYKYQEWLEAERFYEQWASSNRSSGGGRKRRGRRNNAAH is encoded by the exons ATGTCACGAGACTATGATAGAAGGAGAGGAGGCAGTGGTAGCAGCTCGAGCAAACTTAGGATGGACACTAGCGTCTCCCAGACTAGACCACATGGTGAAAGTTCGAGCAAACGGAGGGAATTAGATACCGTCATGCGAAAAGCTC GTACATCAAGTGGAGAACCAAGTAGAAGTCATCCTCGTAGTCCAAGAAGTCCTAGACCAAGAAGTCCTCACAGCCCACGACCACGTAGTCCTCGTGCTAGAAGCCCTAGATCACCACGAGAACGTTCTCATACAAGAGGAAGAGCTGCGAGAAGTCCTAGTACAGGGAGTACCTGCTCGGATAGATCATGTTCCGTCTGTTCACCGAAAGAACGTCGTCGTATAGCACCACCATCTCGTTCGCGTTCAAGATCAATAACACCGGTACGTGCGCGTGCACATCCTAAAGAGGTTGTACCTTCGAGTTCACGTGCTCTGCCACCTCGAACTAGACCAAGATCACCACCTTTACCACGTCCGCGTACACCACCCCCAGCACCTCAACCTCCACCGAGACATCAGAAGGATTATAAGgctctaaaagaaaaagaagccaaGGTTAGACGCAAGGAGAAACATCATAGCAGATTGCCCGAGGATCCGCGTGTTCCTGATCCTCTACCATTG ATGCGCAAACCtgtaaaagtagaaaaaacaCATTCGAGCCATGGAGCACCGCCGATGATGCGTCAACCACCGGACTCTTCACCTAGTGAAGATAGCGACAGTTCTTCTACAGCATCCCATGTAGGACCACCGAGAATGACATTATCCGAACG ATTTGGTAAAATGGCTCAATGGAGCGTGGATCGTAGAGATATGGAAAATATGCGTATCACTAAAGATGGAGAAAATGCTATGAAAGTTGTAATAGAGGGTGAAGAAAGAATCGCTCGATTGGGTTACGAATCTCCACCTCCTGGACATTATCCTGAATCATTATTAGCTCAAGGACCAAGAGGTTTAGAATGTTGGGACGACGTACGAGTTCGATACGATTATTACAAAGCAAGAGGATATTTACGAGACCTTACTTTAGATGACTACATCAAATGGGAAGAATGGTGGTACAAATACCAGGAATGGTTAGAGGCAGAACGATTTTACGAACAATGGGCCTCTTCTAATCGTTCTTCCGGAGGAGGCCGCAaaagacgaggacgacgaaaTAACGCCGCTcactaa
- the LOC124430086 gene encoding probable tRNA N6-adenosine threonylcarbamoyltransferase isoform X1 translates to MVIAIGFEGSANKLGIGIIRDDEILSNVRNTYITPPGEGFLPRETAEHHRKCIIDVLKEALYNAKVSMKEIDVICYTKGPGMGGPLTVAALVARTMAQIYNKPMVAVNHCVAHIEMGRLITGSTNPTVLYVSGGNTQIIAYSRQKYRIFGETIDIAVGNCLDRFARLLMLSNNPSPGYNIEQLAKKGKKLAPLPYVVKGMDISFSGILSHIEEHLSNWIKNEEYTPEDLCFSLQETVFAMLIEITERAMAHVGANEVLIVGGVGCNERLQEMMSIMCKERNATLYATDERFCIDNGVMIAVAGLLQYKNDGPTPWIETTCIQRYRTDDVHVTWRT, encoded by the exons ATGGTGATAGCTATAGGTTTCGAGGGTAGTGCGAATAAATTAGGTATTGGAATTATACGTGACGATGAGATTTTATCTAATGTACGAAATACTTACATCACACCACCGGGCGAAG GATTTTTACCACGTGAAACTGCGGAGCATCATCGAAAATGTATAATTGATGTTCTTAAGGAAGCATTGTACAATGCCAAAGTTTCTATGAAAGAGATCGACGTCATATGTTATACGAAAGGACCAGGAATGGGTGGTCCTTTGACAGTTGCTGCGCTAGTGGCTCGTACTATGGCTCAGATTTACAACAAACCGATGGTAGCGGTCAATCATTGTGTGGCTCATATCGAAATGGGTCGTTTAATTACTGGTAGTACAAATCCTACTGTGTTATATGTGTCAGGTGGAAATACACAAATTATTGCATATTCTCGTCAAAAATATCGCATATTTGGAGAAACAATAGACATTGCCGTTGGCAATTGTCTAGATCGTTTTGCAAGATTGTTGATGCTTTCCAATAATCCTAGTCCTGGATACAACATTGAACAGCTTGCAAAAAA gggaaagaagtTGGCTCCATTGCCATACGTAGTAAAAGGAATGGATATATCTTTCTCTGGTATTTTAAGTCATATCGAGGAACATCTTTCTAATTGGAtcaagaatgaagaatatacaCCAGAAGATTTGTGTTTCTCTTTGCAAGAAACAGTTTTTGCCATGCTGATCGAAATCACTG aaagagCGATGGCTCATGTGGGAGCAAACGAGGTATTAATCGTGGGTGGTGTTGGATGTAATGAAAGATTACAGGAAATGATGTCAATCATGTGTAAGGAAAGAAATGCAACATTGTATGCAACTGATGAAAGATTTTGTATTGACAATGGTGTTATGATCGCTGTCGCGGGATTGTTACAATATAAGAATGATGGTCCTACTCCTTGGATCGAGACGACCTGTATACAAAGGTATAGAACCGACGATGTACACGTTACGTGGAGAACCTAA